The following proteins are encoded in a genomic region of Maribacter hydrothermalis:
- the nirK gene encoding copper-containing nitrite reductase, translated as MLVMATILFGLFTSCKNEIPEKKYASSMDIPATVEMVATLTSPPNVPPPTGKRLAKKLIVDMEILEQEGEMTNGVKYVYWTFGGTVPGSFIRTKVGDEVEFHLKNHPDNKLPHNIDLHAVTGPGGGAESSFVAPGHEKVFSFKVLNPGLYVYHCATAPVGMHIANGMYGLILVEPEEGLPDVDKEYYIMQGDFYTKGANGERGLQPFDMQKAVDEKADYVVFNGKVGALTGDNAITANVGETVRLYLGNGGPNLVSSFHVIGEIFDKVHVEGGSIINENVQTTLIPAGGAAIVEFKVEVPGTFILVDHSIFRAFNKGALGMLKVQGDENEAVYSGELRDDIYLPEGGGIQKMPVTGEIPESEIPAKSMAERMEFGKQTYMQTCFACHQAEGQGIPNAFPPLAKSDYLNADVNRAIDIVLHGKTGEITVNGEKYNSVMTAQTLSDDEVANVLTYVYNSWGNKKTEVTPAMVKKVRNK; from the coding sequence ATGCTGGTAATGGCCACTATTCTGTTTGGCTTGTTCACCTCCTGCAAGAACGAAATTCCTGAAAAGAAGTATGCCAGTAGTATGGATATTCCGGCAACCGTAGAAATGGTGGCCACCTTGACCTCACCACCTAATGTACCGCCTCCAACAGGTAAAAGATTGGCTAAAAAATTAATCGTGGATATGGAGATTCTTGAACAGGAAGGTGAAATGACCAATGGCGTAAAATATGTATATTGGACATTTGGCGGAACGGTACCTGGTAGTTTTATTCGTACCAAGGTCGGCGATGAAGTGGAATTCCACCTCAAAAATCACCCCGATAATAAATTGCCTCACAACATTGATCTACATGCGGTTACCGGCCCGGGCGGTGGTGCGGAATCTTCATTTGTGGCTCCAGGACATGAAAAGGTGTTTTCGTTTAAAGTACTGAATCCGGGGCTATATGTGTACCACTGTGCCACCGCCCCTGTGGGGATGCACATCGCCAACGGTATGTATGGACTAATCTTGGTCGAGCCAGAAGAAGGCTTACCAGATGTGGATAAGGAATATTACATAATGCAAGGCGATTTCTATACCAAAGGGGCCAATGGTGAACGTGGGCTGCAACCTTTTGATATGCAAAAGGCAGTCGACGAAAAAGCCGACTATGTGGTATTTAATGGAAAAGTGGGTGCACTTACGGGTGACAACGCAATTACGGCCAATGTAGGTGAAACCGTACGGCTATATTTAGGTAACGGTGGACCTAATCTTGTTTCTTCTTTCCATGTTATTGGTGAAATATTCGATAAAGTTCATGTAGAAGGGGGAAGTATAATCAATGAAAATGTTCAGACCACTTTGATTCCTGCCGGAGGTGCCGCTATTGTGGAGTTCAAGGTAGAAGTTCCTGGCACTTTTATATTGGTAGATCACTCTATTTTCAGGGCGTTCAATAAAGGTGCTTTAGGTATGCTAAAGGTTCAGGGCGACGAGAATGAAGCGGTCTATTCAGGAGAATTGCGCGACGATATTTATCTACCAGAAGGTGGTGGTATACAAAAAATGCCTGTTACGGGCGAAATACCTGAATCGGAAATTCCTGCGAAGTCAATGGCCGAGCGTATGGAGTTTGGGAAGCAAACCTATATGCAAACCTGTTTTGCCTGTCACCAGGCAGAAGGACAGGGTATACCTAATGCGTTCCCACCTTTGGCAAAATCAGATTACTTGAACGCAGATGTTAATAGGGCAATTGATATTGTATTACATGGTAAAACCGGAGAGATTACTGTAAACGGCGAAAAATATAATAGCGTAATGACCGCACAGACCCTTTCCGATGATGAAGTTGCAAATGTGCTTACCTATGTATATAATAGTTGGGGAAACAAGAAAACTGAAGTTACCCCGGCCATGGTAAAAAAGGTTAGAAATAAATAA
- a CDS encoding formylglycine-generating enzyme family protein, producing the protein METYGKTIAVLACVLIFQTIHSQVDMVQIKGGTYIPLYGVDSTAVTIDDFSMDVYPVTNVEYLEFVRKFPQWQKSMVKRLFADGNYLAGWENDESLGDALAPNAPITNISWFAAKKYCECQDKRLPTVDEWEYAAMADENMADARKKESYNQKILDWYEAPKTFDKKIGSTFKNYWGVYDLHGLVWEWTMDFNSVLISGESRKDVDKDSNLFCGSAAVGASDLMNYAAFMRYAFRGSMKANYSIKNLGFRCAKDGIKI; encoded by the coding sequence ATGGAAACTTACGGAAAAACCATAGCCGTGCTTGCTTGCGTTTTGATTTTTCAAACGATACATTCACAAGTGGATATGGTGCAAATTAAGGGAGGAACATATATTCCATTATACGGGGTAGACTCCACAGCAGTGACCATTGACGATTTTTCAATGGACGTTTACCCAGTAACCAATGTTGAGTATCTTGAATTCGTACGTAAGTTTCCCCAATGGCAAAAAAGTATGGTAAAACGTTTGTTCGCCGATGGTAATTATTTGGCAGGATGGGAAAATGATGAATCTTTAGGAGATGCACTCGCCCCCAATGCACCTATAACTAACATTTCTTGGTTTGCGGCAAAAAAATATTGTGAATGCCAAGATAAAAGATTGCCAACTGTAGATGAATGGGAATATGCCGCTATGGCCGATGAAAATATGGCCGATGCTAGAAAGAAAGAGAGTTACAACCAAAAAATACTAGATTGGTATGAAGCTCCTAAGACTTTTGATAAAAAAATCGGTTCTACTTTTAAAAATTATTGGGGCGTATACGATCTGCACGGATTGGTGTGGGAATGGACGATGGATTTCAATTCTGTATTAATTTCGGGCGAATCACGAAAAGATGTAGACAAGGATAGTAATCTATTCTGTGGAAGTGCTGCCGTAGGAGCTTCCGACCTTATGAACTATGCCGCTTTTATGCGCTATGCATTTCGCGGGAGCATGAAGGCAAATTATTCCATAAAAAACTTGGGCTTCCGGTGTGCTAAGGATGGTATTAAAATTTAA
- a CDS encoding SCO family protein, whose protein sequence is MKKITTFIILLIVFANLTSCNVKKKEELATVTYQCPMKCEGDKIFHEGGTCAVCNMALQPVEPKSKEINKTEEITDLSIYNLPSVWTDQDNHKIELIDLKDHVVVMVMIYTSCRAACPRLAADMRSIEAQIPEDKKNKLKLVLVSIDPETDTPARLKQFAIENEMDSNQWVFLRGSEADTREFAAVLAVNYKKISPMDFSHSNIISVFDQGGELAYQKEGLGVDHKKTVDKILELIP, encoded by the coding sequence ATGAAGAAAATAACAACATTTATAATATTACTTATTGTATTCGCAAATCTTACTTCCTGTAATGTTAAAAAGAAAGAAGAGTTGGCTACGGTAACCTACCAATGTCCTATGAAATGCGAGGGAGACAAGATTTTTCACGAAGGGGGAACTTGTGCCGTCTGCAATATGGCACTTCAACCTGTTGAACCTAAAAGTAAAGAGATAAATAAAACGGAGGAAATCACGGATCTATCAATTTACAACCTGCCATCGGTATGGACCGACCAAGACAATCATAAAATCGAATTAATAGATTTAAAAGACCATGTTGTAGTTATGGTCATGATATATACCTCTTGTAGGGCGGCTTGCCCAAGACTTGCGGCCGATATGCGAAGTATAGAAGCGCAGATTCCTGAAGACAAAAAAAATAAATTAAAATTGGTATTGGTCAGTATCGACCCCGAGACCGATACGCCCGCACGCCTAAAGCAATTTGCTATCGAAAATGAAATGGATTCAAACCAATGGGTTTTTCTTAGGGGTTCTGAGGCGGATACTAGAGAATTTGCGGCTGTTCTTGCCGTAAATTACAAAAAGATTTCTCCGATGGATTTCTCACATTCCAATATTATTAGTGTTTTTGATCAAGGAGGAGAACTTGCATATCAAAAGGAAGGTCTTGGTGTAGATCATAAAAAAACAGTTGATAAAATCTTAGAACTCATACCCTAG
- a CDS encoding outer membrane beta-barrel family protein, translating to MHKQLKISLLFLIVVLGINTISAQNTTTITGKIVETTNGEPIEFATVLVGNPIDQKPIVGTTTLQDGSFILETTAANFYIEVSFIGFTTKRFDDPTITNGKIKLGTVVIAEDSQQLDEVVVEGEISQTVFKLDKRVFNVGADLSSTGASALEVLNNVPSVNVNIEGQISLRGSQGVQMLINGKPSVIANEQGNALGTLTADMIERIEVITNPSAKYDAEGTSGIINIVLKKEEKKGLNGAVTLNTGTPNNHSLGLSLNRRTEKFNLFSQLGFGRRTFPSDEETENRNLVDDTYISSFGQNDKNETFFNLILGTDYHINDLNVITLSGNFAYEWEKENADAIFSTFDSNNSLTDAFRRKELTEATNPKYSYELQYKKDFEGNEEQSLLLSATGNLFAKDQTSNFINTTTVGNEDDLLQQSRTDFSQAEYTFKADYTHPWAEKFTLETGAQYQINDVENDFAISNFDGVNFIDNPDLTNIFEWTQKVLGVYGTTAYESDKWGLKIGLRFEDTDVATLLQNTNVSNDKKYNNLFPSGHTSYKINDDLSLQAGYSKRIFRPRLWDLNPFYNIRNNFSISTGNADLQPEFTNSYEITSIYKLGKVSMNLGVFFRHTEDVVERIVEFQDNVSISRPENVGINNTTGVEFNAKYIPSNWLSFTNDFNYSQFTREGDFEGNSFDFKGDQWSTRLTSKFKLPADIDLEFIGNYRSGYRTLQQEITENIFMDFGARKKILKGKAIVNLSIRDVFASRIRESVTSQPEFYLRDFSQQGRFVTLGISFGFGKGEAMEFSGQKHF from the coding sequence ATGCATAAACAACTTAAAATTTCGTTACTCTTCCTAATAGTAGTATTAGGCATCAACACCATCAGTGCACAAAACACAACAACTATTACAGGAAAAATAGTGGAGACAACTAATGGCGAACCAATTGAATTTGCTACGGTTTTAGTCGGCAATCCAATAGATCAAAAGCCAATTGTTGGCACTACTACCCTACAAGATGGGAGTTTTATTTTGGAAACAACAGCTGCTAATTTCTATATTGAAGTAAGCTTCATTGGTTTTACCACAAAAAGATTTGACGACCCTACCATAACCAACGGAAAAATTAAACTAGGTACCGTAGTTATCGCTGAAGATTCCCAACAATTAGACGAGGTTGTTGTTGAAGGAGAAATAAGCCAAACAGTATTTAAATTAGACAAACGCGTTTTTAATGTAGGCGCAGATTTAAGTAGTACTGGTGCTAGTGCTTTAGAAGTTTTGAACAATGTCCCATCTGTTAATGTAAATATTGAAGGACAAATAAGTCTACGTGGCAGTCAAGGCGTACAAATGCTGATTAATGGAAAACCATCGGTCATTGCAAATGAACAAGGAAATGCTCTAGGCACTTTAACTGCAGATATGATTGAGCGCATTGAGGTCATTACTAATCCGTCTGCCAAATATGATGCGGAAGGTACATCTGGTATCATCAATATCGTTCTCAAAAAAGAGGAAAAAAAAGGATTGAACGGAGCTGTAACTTTAAATACAGGAACACCAAACAACCATAGTTTAGGACTTAGCCTAAATAGACGTACTGAAAAATTTAATCTATTTAGCCAATTAGGCTTTGGTCGTAGAACATTCCCAAGCGATGAAGAAACTGAAAATAGAAATTTAGTAGATGATACTTACATAAGCAGTTTTGGACAAAATGATAAAAATGAAACTTTCTTCAATCTTATACTAGGCACAGATTACCATATTAATGATTTAAATGTAATTACACTTTCTGGGAATTTTGCCTATGAATGGGAAAAGGAAAACGCAGATGCCATCTTCAGCACTTTTGACTCTAATAATTCACTTACAGATGCTTTTAGAAGAAAAGAACTGACGGAAGCTACCAACCCAAAATATTCCTATGAATTACAATACAAGAAAGATTTTGAAGGTAATGAAGAACAATCGTTGTTATTAAGTGCCACTGGAAATCTCTTTGCCAAAGACCAAACATCAAATTTCATCAATACTACAACTGTTGGCAATGAAGATGATTTGTTACAGCAAAGTAGAACAGATTTTAGCCAGGCCGAATATACTTTTAAGGCAGATTACACCCATCCTTGGGCAGAAAAATTTACCTTGGAAACCGGCGCCCAATACCAAATTAACGATGTAGAAAATGATTTTGCCATTAGTAATTTTGATGGTGTAAATTTTATTGACAATCCAGATTTAACGAATATATTTGAATGGACACAGAAAGTACTTGGTGTTTATGGTACTACAGCGTACGAGAGTGATAAATGGGGATTAAAAATTGGACTTCGTTTTGAAGATACCGATGTTGCTACTCTATTACAAAATACAAATGTTAGCAACGATAAAAAATACAATAACCTCTTCCCTAGTGGACACACATCTTATAAAATTAATGATGATCTTTCTTTACAGGCAGGATATTCCAAACGAATTTTTAGACCTCGATTGTGGGATCTTAATCCGTTTTACAATATTAGAAATAATTTTAGCATAAGTACTGGAAATGCCGACTTACAACCAGAATTTACCAATAGTTATGAAATTACCAGTATATATAAATTAGGAAAAGTTTCTATGAACCTTGGCGTTTTCTTTAGACATACCGAAGATGTGGTTGAACGTATAGTAGAATTTCAAGATAACGTAAGCATCTCAAGGCCTGAAAACGTAGGGATAAACAATACTACTGGTGTAGAGTTTAATGCAAAATACATTCCTTCAAACTGGTTATCATTCACAAACGATTTCAACTACAGCCAATTTACAAGAGAAGGTGATTTTGAAGGCAACTCTTTTGATTTTAAAGGAGACCAATGGTCAACACGGCTAACCAGTAAATTTAAATTACCTGCAGATATTGATTTAGAATTCATAGGAAATTATCGTTCAGGATACAGAACCTTACAACAAGAAATCACAGAAAACATTTTTATGGATTTTGGAGCAAGAAAAAAGATACTGAAGGGGAAGGCCATAGTAAATCTGAGTATTCGTGATGTGTTTGCTTCTAGAATACGCGAAAGTGTTACCTCGCAACCAGAATTCTATTTAAGAGATTTTAGTCAGCAGGGTCGTTTTGTAACCCTGGGCATCAGTTTTGGTTTTGGAAAGGGGGAAGCAATGGAGTTTTCAGGTCAGAAACATTTTTAA